In a single window of the Methanobrevibacter sp. genome:
- the comD gene encoding sulfopyruvate decarboxylase subunit alpha: MDSSEAIFDGLKDAGINFIVSVPCVNLSKLLNMIDEDPDITHVPVTREEEGIGICAGAYLGGKKVAILMQNSGLGNSINALKSLTELYEFPLLMIMSHRGTNGENICGQVPMGESTPLILKAMNYQFFKPGTPEGAYEDVKDAWDLTVEEGKPVSILLEIKYW; the protein is encoded by the coding sequence ATGGACAGTAGTGAAGCTATATTTGATGGACTCAAAGATGCAGGAATCAACTTTATTGTAAGCGTTCCATGCGTCAACTTATCAAAATTATTAAATATGATTGATGAAGACCCTGATATCACCCACGTTCCAGTTACTCGTGAAGAAGAGGGAATTGGAATATGTGCTGGCGCATATCTCGGAGGTAAAAAAGTAGCAATCTTAATGCAGAATTCAGGACTTGGAAATTCCATTAATGCATTGAAATCCCTAACAGAATTATATGAATTCCCATTGCTTATGATAATGAGCCATAGAGGAACAAATGGAGAAAACATTTGCGGACAAGTTCCAATGGGAGAATCAACTCCATTAATCCTAAAAGCAATGAACTATCAATTCTTCAAGCCAGGAACTCCAGAGGGAGCATACGAAGATGTGAAAGATGCTTGGGACTTAACAGTTGAAGAAGGAAAACCCGTAAGCATATTGCTTGAAATTAAATATTGGTGA
- the cofH gene encoding 5-amino-6-(D-ribitylamino)uracil--L-tyrosine 4-hydroxyphenyl transferase CofH encodes MFDKLPISYKTEKILTKSLDEQISVEEANYLMNIKGADLYPLLATADYLRQEFVGDKVTFINNCNINFTNICTVRCGFCAFGKDEGDSEAYILNDEQILAKAQGAVEKGAHEFCVMGGVLPDADIEYYEHLMHLLKDEYPDVMIHGFSPTMIADACKVSGIDIAEGCERLRDAGLDTLPGTAAEILTDRSRELICPEKVSVSEWIDIVKTAHEAGVPGSATIMYGHVETLEERVEHIDIIRKIQEETHGFTEFIPMTFMHEYSPIFLEGQSNLGATGTQDLKLYAVSRLMLRDLIPNIQVSWVKMGFRFAQVALTAGTNDLGGTLGGDELSAASGAPDGVEASIGTLSSMVKDLGRTPIERNSKYTEFYPIE; translated from the coding sequence ATGTTTGATAAACTACCAATTTCTTATAAAACAGAAAAGATTTTAACCAAGTCTTTGGATGAACAGATATCTGTAGAAGAAGCAAACTACTTGATGAACATTAAAGGTGCTGATTTGTACCCTTTACTTGCGACTGCTGACTATTTAAGACAGGAATTTGTTGGAGACAAAGTTACATTTATCAATAACTGTAATATTAACTTTACAAATATCTGTACTGTCAGATGCGGATTCTGTGCATTTGGAAAAGATGAGGGTGATTCTGAAGCTTACATTTTAAATGATGAGCAAATCCTTGCAAAAGCTCAAGGTGCTGTGGAAAAAGGTGCTCATGAATTCTGTGTAATGGGTGGAGTGCTTCCTGATGCCGATATTGAATATTATGAACATTTAATGCACTTGTTGAAAGATGAGTATCCTGATGTTATGATTCATGGATTTTCACCAACCATGATTGCTGATGCATGTAAAGTATCTGGAATCGACATCGCTGAAGGATGTGAAAGGTTAAGAGATGCTGGTCTTGATACCTTGCCTGGAACTGCTGCTGAAATCTTGACAGACCGTTCAAGAGAATTGATTTGTCCTGAAAAGGTAAGCGTTTCCGAATGGATTGATATTGTTAAAACTGCTCATGAAGCTGGAGTGCCTGGTTCTGCAACAATCATGTATGGGCATGTTGAAACTTTAGAAGAAAGGGTAGAGCATATTGATATTATCAGAAAAATACAAGAGGAAACACATGGATTTACTGAATTTATTCCAATGACTTTCATGCATGAATACTCTCCAATATTCCTTGAAGGTCAGTCAAATCTTGGAGCTACCGGAACACAGGATTTAAAATTATATGCAGTTTCAAGATTAATGCTCAGGGATTTGATTCCAAACATCCAAGTGTCTTGGGTAAAAATGGGTTTCAGATTTGCTCAAGTTGCTTTAACTGCAGGAACTAATGATTTAGGTGGTACATTAGGAGGAGATGAATTATCTGCTGCTTCCGGCGCACCTGATGGGGTTGAAGCATCCATTGGTACATTAAGTAGTATGGTTAAAGATTTAGGAAGAACTCCGATTGAGAGGAATTCAAAATATACAGAATTTTATCCTATTGAATAA
- the priS gene encoding DNA primase catalytic subunit PriS: MFSKATLKERRQYYREEWSVKDLPEFIATDLKKREFGFDHNGRGPNDRYKVFKGPESLGKFLKFKSPFASYVSVAFYNNPRRREDWLKAEYIFDVDAKDIPIRTCQCNGVCEVCLSEALEIVNTLIDTLQSDLGLKNIHLIYSGRGYHIRILDEEMMTANSELRSEVLKYVAGAEVPKSQFINPEISNKSFNFEHFTIPIGYSKIFTDKVKFNIQHLVGNEKIDGINPKLMKDIMASRHHLDNDNWGYFKRDIGPRRYKNLVAAMARVNLSTIDAKVSIDLKRILRLPSSLHSKVSMKCMEVKNRETFDPLDKAVPKFVYERKGV; encoded by the coding sequence ATGTTTTCTAAAGCAACACTTAAAGAAAGAAGACAATACTATCGTGAAGAATGGTCAGTAAAAGACTTGCCGGAATTCATAGCTACTGATTTAAAAAAGAGAGAATTCGGTTTTGACCATAACGGTAGAGGACCTAATGACAGGTATAAAGTTTTTAAAGGTCCTGAATCTTTAGGAAAATTCTTGAAGTTTAAGTCTCCTTTCGCATCATATGTTTCAGTGGCATTCTACAACAATCCAAGACGCAGAGAAGATTGGCTTAAGGCAGAATACATTTTTGATGTAGATGCAAAAGATATCCCCATTAGAACCTGCCAATGTAATGGAGTTTGTGAGGTTTGTCTCAGTGAAGCTTTAGAAATAGTCAACACATTAATTGATACATTACAATCAGATTTAGGATTAAAGAACATACATTTAATCTATTCAGGAAGAGGATACCACATCAGGATTCTAGATGAAGAAATGATGACCGCCAACAGTGAACTTAGATCAGAAGTCTTAAAATATGTTGCAGGAGCTGAAGTTCCAAAATCACAATTCATAAATCCTGAAATTTCAAACAAAAGTTTTAATTTTGAGCATTTTACAATACCTATCGGATATTCAAAGATTTTTACAGATAAAGTGAAATTCAATATACAGCATTTAGTAGGTAATGAAAAAATTGATGGAATTAACCCTAAATTAATGAAAGACATCATGGCATCAAGACACCATTTGGATAATGACAATTGGGGTTATTTTAAAAGAGATATCGGACCTAGAAGATATAAGAATCTTGTTGCCGCTATGGCTCGCGTTAATCTATCAACAATTGATGCAAAAGTTTCAATTGACTTGAAAAGGATTTTAAGACTCCCCTCATCACTTCACTCAAAGGTAAGTATGAAATGTATGGAAGTTAAGAATAGAGAAACTTTTGATCCTCTTGATAAAGCAGTCCCTAAATTTGTTTATGAAAGAAAAGGTGTATAA
- a CDS encoding thymidylate kinase → MKKFIVIDGLDGSGKDTQVKLIADMYEKQGRKVVVRSHPCFDNRYGRKSKEALLKTGKINHLLATIYFGLDVIRSVVKYTHDDSIDVLIFSRYILAVMYLPDGINTLVYKIVTFILPTSDCMFFLDVSPEESLRRIGSRDEDTEMFENIECLRENRLKSQKFTYNWNVIPGDDSAEVISEKIKMRCLETDKLLN, encoded by the coding sequence ATGAAGAAATTTATTGTCATTGACGGTTTGGATGGGTCAGGAAAAGATACACAGGTTAAATTAATAGCTGATATGTATGAAAAACAGGGTCGAAAGGTCGTTGTTCGATCCCACCCATGCTTTGACAATAGATATGGTAGAAAATCAAAGGAAGCACTTTTAAAAACAGGTAAAATTAATCATTTGCTTGCAACTATCTATTTTGGACTTGATGTAATCAGGTCTGTTGTGAAATATACTCATGATGACAGTATTGATGTATTGATTTTTTCAAGATACATTTTAGCAGTGATGTATCTTCCGGATGGTATCAACACTCTTGTCTATAAAATTGTGACATTTATTCTTCCAACATCAGATTGCATGTTCTTTTTAGATGTCAGTCCTGAAGAATCCCTTAGAAGAATTGGATCTCGTGATGAAGACACAGAAATGTTTGAAAACATAGAATGCCTTAGAGAAAATCGTTTGAAATCACAAAAATTCACATACAATTGGAATGTTATTCCAGGTGATGATTCGGCTGAGGTAATTTCCGAAAAAATAAAAATGAGATGTCTTGAAACAGACAAATTACTTAATTAA
- a CDS encoding multidrug transporter: MMILPQIPLYGIALICGLLSFFVSRLTMPRIIKKLEAADIVGKDIHKSWKPVVAEMGGFGILFGFIIGMFSGIYMHDIIAFKLVVVLVVILLVGIIGIADDLLALSSKEKFFLLFLAGLPLIWAAPPNVGLLYLITIPIALSIGSNLTNMLAGLNGIESGLGIISMTSLTIACIILGKYDVTIISMSMLGALIAFLYYNRYPAKIFPGDTGTLIIGAAIVCIAFIGRVKLIAFIVLMPNIIDAALKFYSAGFMNRQQQKPTQLNDEGKLVRPAVGFKSLIRLVLRKPIAEKDAVKIIWAIGIAFGLLGIIVALTMPGVLESKTLVNFLQIKEMLYHI, translated from the coding sequence ATGATGATTTTACCACAAATTCCTTTGTATGGGATAGCTTTAATCTGTGGATTACTATCTTTTTTTGTATCCAGATTAACTATGCCGAGGATTATTAAAAAACTCGAAGCCGCTGATATTGTTGGAAAGGACATTCACAAATCATGGAAACCTGTCGTTGCGGAGATGGGTGGTTTTGGAATTCTTTTCGGATTTATTATAGGAATGTTTTCCGGAATTTATATGCATGATATCATTGCATTTAAATTGGTTGTTGTTCTTGTTGTAATATTGCTTGTCGGAATAATTGGAATTGCAGATGACCTTCTTGCATTGTCCTCAAAAGAAAAATTCTTCCTTTTGTTCCTTGCAGGTCTTCCATTGATTTGGGCAGCACCTCCTAACGTTGGATTATTATACTTGATTACAATTCCTATTGCATTGTCCATCGGATCAAACCTTACAAACATGCTTGCAGGTCTAAACGGTATTGAATCAGGTTTAGGTATCATTTCAATGACTTCACTTACAATAGCATGTATCATTCTTGGAAAATATGACGTTACAATCATTTCCATGAGTATGCTCGGTGCATTGATTGCATTTTTATACTATAACAGATATCCTGCTAAGATTTTTCCGGGGGATACTGGTACATTGATTATTGGTGCAGCTATTGTATGTATTGCATTCATTGGTCGTGTAAAACTGATTGCATTTATTGTATTGATGCCGAATATTATTGATGCTGCTTTAAAATTCTATTCTGCTGGTTTCATGAACCGTCAGCAGCAAAAACCAACCCAGTTAAACGATGAGGGTAAATTGGTAAGACCTGCTGTTGGATTTAAATCTTTAATCAGATTGGTATTGAGAAAGCCTATTGCAGAAAAGGATGCTGTTAAAATAATCTGGGCAATTGGAATTGCATTTGGGCTTCTTGGTATTATTGTAGCTTTGACAATGCCTGGTGTTCTTGAAAGCAAAACACTAGTCAACTTCCTTCAAATCAAGGAAATGCTATATCATATTTAG
- a CDS encoding DDE-type integrase/transposase/recombinase, whose product MNSNYQFNYDNWTYSGYYLFDSLWVKINGEWNYILALFDVKLNTLVSTKLVESEDSKTIYQFLNESLRNQKKISIGTDLKHEYREAIDKLKVKHHFCKFNVKQAVNKRFKDYFDKNPLSEDEKDILNCLKKDIYKILDAKDLNTAKELRNEVIDKKYTKNKFTNKILWKFIIPYFKKLTTHLENTNIPSTNNKIENIFQKIFPKHIKRTMKIEQGLLARFMLKLNYWNLNNEKEKKHTSF is encoded by the coding sequence TTGAACTCTAATTATCAATTTAACTATGATAATTGGACTTATTCTGGATATTACTTATTTGATAGTCTTTGGGTTAAAATTAATGGTGAATGGAACTATATTTTAGCCTTATTCGACGTTAAATTGAATACTCTTGTTTCCACCAAATTGGTCGAATCAGAAGATTCTAAGACCATTTATCAATTTTTAAATGAATCCCTAAGAAATCAGAAAAAAATATCAATAGGCACAGACTTAAAACACGAATATCGTGAAGCCATCGATAAATTAAAAGTAAAACACCATTTCTGCAAATTTAACGTGAAACAAGCAGTAAACAAAAGATTTAAAGATTACTTTGACAAAAATCCATTATCTGAAGACGAAAAAGACATATTAAATTGTTTAAAAAAGGACATTTATAAAATATTGGATGCAAAAGACTTAAATACTGCTAAAGAACTTAGAAACGAAGTAATAGACAAAAAATATACAAAAAACAAGTTCACAAACAAAATTCTTTGGAAATTCATCATTCCTTACTTCAAAAAATTAACGACACACCTGGAAAACACGAACATCCCATCAACAAACAACAAAATCGAAAATATCTTCCAAAAAATATTCCCAAAACACATAAAAAGAACAATGAAAATAGAACAAGGACTTCTAGCCAGATTCATGCTAAAACTAAATTATTGGAATTTAAACAATGAAAAAGAAAAAAAACACACAAGTTTTTGA
- a CDS encoding AbrB/MazE/SpoVT family DNA-binding domain-containing protein — MVLATSKIYGNYQTSIPKEIRKKCNINKDYVIEWDLTEDGHPIINFRKKRNFKNIIGAFHLDEKTNSVELKRRLYDD, encoded by the coding sequence ATGGTTTTAGCTACTTCTAAAATATACGGAAATTACCAAACAAGCATACCTAAAGAGATCAGAAAAAAATGCAACATAAACAAAGATTATGTAATTGAATGGGATTTGACAGAAGATGGACATCCAATAATAAATTTTAGGAAAAAAAGAAATTTTAAAAACATAATTGGTGCGTTTCATTTAGATGAAAAAACCAATTCCGTTGAGTTAAAAAGGAGATTATATGATGACTGA
- the metG gene encoding methionine--tRNA ligase — MSKIFISCALPYANGPCHLGHIRSTYLPADIYARYNRMAGNDVLMVCATDEHGTPIAVKADKENKKPIEVAKRYHDMIVDDVKSMNISLDNFSRTTDEKHYEISQNFFKELYDKGFIYKQDLEQLYCPNCKKFLPDRYVEGLCPVCGAEARGDHCEKCGRALDPTELDEPHCITCGTTPVIKDTYQYAFKLSEFEDDLKDYIDNNEYLPANVKNYASNWLKEGLKDWILTRDMNWGIPVPLDEAEGKVLYVWIEAFLGYISSASQWSERSGKKWEEYWNDFAVHFIGKDIIYHHSIFWPGLLKAYGCKTPDMIYAGEFLSLEGEKMSTSKNWVIWIADFVKDYDPDLLRYFLTINAPLNKDSDFSWDDFQRRNNDELADVIGNFLHRTFTFTRKFFDNKIPEYANPSEDDEEFKKAIESLPETVGELISKFEFREGLLEIFKVAKKGNKYFNDQEPWKAVKEDMQKAANCLYLSNQLAKTLAYTLKPYLPTKADAIAKILNIDDLSDWNEANVFLPEGYEINKAKPLFKKIEDEEIEAQKAKLKENLKTNEDENMSDLITIDQFDEVVIKIGQIKEAEKIEKSDKLLKLQVEIGEEKPRQIVAGLAKFYSPEELIDRKVCVVANLQPAKLFGTLSEGMILATGESGALLTPDVKAEVGERIQ, encoded by the coding sequence ATGTCAAAAATATTTATTTCATGTGCACTTCCTTATGCGAATGGACCATGTCATTTAGGCCACATCCGTTCTACTTATTTGCCTGCAGATATCTATGCAAGATATAATCGTATGGCTGGAAATGATGTTTTAATGGTTTGCGCTACTGACGAACATGGTACACCAATTGCTGTTAAAGCGGATAAGGAAAATAAAAAACCGATTGAAGTTGCTAAAAGATATCATGATATGATTGTTGATGATGTAAAATCAATGAATATATCTTTAGATAACTTTTCAAGAACCACTGATGAAAAACACTATGAAATTTCTCAAAATTTCTTTAAAGAATTATATGATAAAGGATTTATCTACAAACAGGATTTAGAGCAATTATACTGTCCAAACTGTAAAAAATTCTTACCTGATAGATATGTTGAAGGATTATGTCCAGTCTGTGGTGCTGAAGCTCGTGGAGATCACTGTGAAAAATGCGGTAGGGCATTAGACCCAACAGAACTCGATGAACCACACTGCATAACCTGTGGAACAACTCCTGTTATTAAGGACACCTATCAGTATGCATTCAAATTATCCGAATTTGAAGATGATCTTAAAGATTACATCGACAATAATGAATACCTTCCTGCAAATGTTAAAAACTATGCATCCAACTGGTTAAAAGAAGGATTGAAAGACTGGATTTTAACAAGAGATATGAATTGGGGTATTCCAGTACCATTGGATGAAGCGGAAGGTAAAGTTTTATACGTATGGATTGAAGCATTCCTCGGTTACATCTCATCTGCATCACAATGGTCTGAAAGATCTGGCAAAAAATGGGAAGAATACTGGAATGACTTTGCAGTTCATTTCATTGGAAAAGACATCATCTACCACCATTCAATCTTCTGGCCAGGATTATTAAAAGCATACGGATGCAAAACTCCTGACATGATTTATGCTGGTGAATTCTTATCCCTTGAAGGAGAAAAAATGTCCACCAGTAAAAACTGGGTTATATGGATTGCTGACTTTGTAAAAGACTACGACCCTGATCTCTTAAGATATTTCCTTACAATCAATGCTCCATTAAACAAGGATTCAGACTTCTCATGGGATGACTTCCAAAGAAGAAACAATGACGAGCTTGCTGATGTAATCGGAAACTTCTTGCACAGAACATTCACATTCACACGCAAATTCTTTGATAACAAAATACCTGAATATGCAAATCCGTCTGAAGATGATGAAGAATTCAAAAAAGCTATTGAAAGTTTACCTGAAACCGTAGGTGAATTAATATCCAAATTTGAATTCAGAGAAGGTTTACTTGAAATATTTAAAGTAGCTAAAAAAGGAAACAAATATTTCAACGATCAAGAACCATGGAAAGCTGTAAAAGAAGATATGCAAAAAGCAGCTAATTGTTTATACTTATCCAATCAATTAGCTAAAACATTAGCATACACATTAAAACCATATTTACCAACAAAAGCTGATGCTATAGCTAAAATATTAAACATTGATGACTTATCAGACTGGAATGAAGCAAATGTCTTCTTACCTGAAGGATATGAAATCAATAAAGCAAAACCTCTATTTAAAAAGATTGAAGATGAAGAAATAGAGGCTCAAAAAGCAAAACTTAAAGAAAACTTAAAAACTAACGAGGATGAAAATATGAGTGACTTAATTACTATTGACCAATTTGATGAAGTTGTAATCAAAATCGGACAAATCAAAGAAGCAGAAAAAATTGAAAAATCTGACAAATTATTAAAATTACAAGTTGAAATCGGTGAAGAAAAACCTAGACAAATCGTCGCAGGTCTTGCAAAATTCTATTCTCCTGAAGAATTAATCGACAGAAAAGTTTGTGTTGTAGCAAACCTCCAACCTGCAAAATTATTCGGAACCTTATCCGAAGGTATGATTCTTGCTACCGGCGAATCCGGTGCATTATTAACTCCTGACGTAAAAGCTGAAGTCGGCGAAAGAATTCAATAA
- a CDS encoding type II toxin-antitoxin system VapC family toxin → MMTEYFLDTSFIMALLLDSDSNHKKAVNLAYVLNEKCYINNNILNEVLTLTGRKLNISAAREVYYNLIDTFEVLNEYEIPNYTSENFRIFETYIGINSKKTKLSFTDSSIILTMKEFNIFNLVSFDKEFEKIENIDLIQKLQPTNH, encoded by the coding sequence ATGATGACTGAATACTTTTTAGATACTTCTTTTATAATGGCACTACTCCTAGATTCAGACTCCAATCACAAAAAAGCAGTTAATTTAGCATATGTTTTAAATGAAAAATGTTATATTAATAATAATATATTAAATGAAGTTTTAACATTAACTGGAAGAAAATTAAACATTTCTGCTGCCCGAGAAGTCTATTACAATTTGATAGATACATTTGAAGTTTTAAATGAATATGAAATACCCAATTATACCTCAGAAAACTTTAGAATTTTTGAAACATATATTGGAATTAATTCAAAAAAAACTAAATTAAGTTTCACAGATTCAAGCATCATATTGACAATGAAAGAATTTAATATTTTCAATTTAGTTAGTTTTGATAAAGAGTTTGAAAAAATAGAAAATATTGATTTAATTCAAAAATTACAACCAACAAACCATTAA
- the priL gene encoding DNA primase large subunit PriL, whose amino-acid sequence MAEVSFINPLSNEGRSILRSYSDLNQIFEEDESLIEICTRTTNQKLSDDYIPKSYHELALKRMQWAIEKKNNKNFTQAEFEFLTNEELFQQDVVTFHILCQAIAIQFNIGSRETRLFIQSQGTLILERLSKIPPMSRAEIIDEVLDEVKIDGSIKWKSLKDIVATKKLKLTDLLIDNGDIVLQQDDFLNRFADRFHDRSPDRMYGILIGDSVKEQILSRLIMQKTEEYIKRIKEMSARVEIHPAIIKIGEELKEFIPDEIGKYNQYYAGSGGIYGTVQAGKLNPDAFPPCIQETVNGVSSGGRNDAIVLLLTSFASYARLYPRIFASDESVKVSDMDPDLTITENEILPLIFDAADNCTPPLFEDQPQEKINIISKLGFGMHDRVDINHEGETKWYTPMSCEKIKIHLPSLCHPDKSCKGINNPLSCYGRKKFQLDRAPKEE is encoded by the coding sequence ATGGCTGAAGTTTCTTTTATTAACCCATTATCAAACGAAGGAAGAAGCATCCTTCGCAGTTACAGTGATTTAAATCAGATTTTTGAGGAAGATGAATCATTGATTGAAATCTGTACCCGTACAACAAATCAAAAGCTTTCAGATGATTACATTCCAAAATCATATCATGAACTAGCTTTAAAACGTATGCAATGGGCAATTGAAAAAAAGAACAACAAAAACTTCACCCAAGCGGAATTCGAATTTTTAACCAATGAAGAACTGTTCCAACAGGATGTTGTAACTTTCCATATCCTATGTCAGGCAATAGCAATTCAATTTAACATAGGTTCCCGTGAAACCAGACTCTTTATCCAATCACAGGGAACACTTATTCTGGAACGCCTTTCAAAGATACCTCCAATGTCAAGAGCCGAAATCATTGATGAAGTACTTGATGAAGTTAAAATTGATGGCAGCATAAAATGGAAATCACTTAAGGATATTGTTGCAACAAAAAAACTCAAATTGACAGACTTATTAATTGATAACGGAGACATCGTTCTTCAGCAAGACGATTTCCTGAATAGATTTGCCGACAGGTTCCATGACAGAAGCCCTGATAGAATGTATGGAATATTGATTGGGGACAGCGTCAAGGAACAGATATTGTCAAGACTGATAATGCAGAAAACTGAAGAGTACATTAAAAGAATAAAGGAAATGTCTGCTAGAGTTGAAATACATCCTGCAATCATAAAAATTGGTGAAGAACTAAAAGAATTTATTCCTGATGAAATAGGAAAATATAATCAGTATTATGCTGGAAGCGGAGGAATTTACGGTACTGTTCAAGCTGGAAAATTAAATCCTGACGCATTCCCACCTTGCATTCAGGAAACAGTCAATGGAGTATCTTCAGGTGGACGTAACGATGCTATCGTATTGCTATTAACTTCATTTGCATCATACGCAAGATTATATCCTAGAATATTTGCATCAGATGAAAGCGTTAAGGTATCTGATATGGACCCTGATTTGACAATTACTGAAAATGAGATTTTACCGTTGATTTTTGATGCTGCAGACAACTGTACACCACCATTATTCGAAGACCAACCACAGGAAAAAATAAACATCATATCAAAATTAGGTTTTGGAATGCATGATAGAGTAGATATCAATCATGAAGGTGAAACCAAATGGTACACTCCAATGAGCTGTGAAAAAATAAAGATACATCTACCCAGCCTATGCCATCCAGACAAATCATGTAAAGGAATAAATAACCCATTATCATGCTATGGGCGTAAGAAATTCCAACTTGACAGAGCACCAAAAGAAGAATAA
- a CDS encoding DUF530 domain-containing protein, with protein MPESALVNKAENYLKEITNDSISLDNIEDFEHFKDLYFKLDDRLNYLQKLKDDMDAQGYTTPFTSLNKYGAKAVADVDVEEMGESSRHNKIFRMKANAKKNILDRVKSAIDSHKIAIGNLEQFGYVKCDSCYKKYSMSEYKQMEGRCSCGCTNFSFKIQKDATHRIEIIPYLPLSGNYMVLRNELSGFGRESLKQVLNILKQERRGVVKTIALVIRFRDKNNRLVRKNVTLDSEYVNNYEEEVRRIYGKHVRIEALRFHRTKPAIIDDKHARTALALGYVRYSEQIIEDIKDEILKRKLADFKRIKKYDEIFAEYENKTPDFIDKYDVEAIDKWRKTQIEENFKKLGFYDKYGNINRSLNRDLKKRDNVYKNILRNIAPALIIWDIFRYYLTTSNNSRKIDISPFPYIRVELDREQRKVFQTTHRKVIETLNMYTNIKIIHVREMDLLLYDKFKFEKQIKSSNIKFNNVALGAALIYENSDIELESISNAFNINESKVKKEIKNIDNIKNPKSEKSKKFLDLIKK; from the coding sequence ATGCCCGAATCTGCTCTAGTAAATAAAGCCGAGAACTACCTAAAAGAAATAACAAATGACTCCATTAGTCTGGATAATATCGAAGATTTTGAACATTTCAAGGACCTCTATTTTAAACTAGATGACAGATTAAACTATTTGCAAAAATTAAAAGATGATATGGATGCACAGGGCTACACAACCCCTTTTACATCCTTAAACAAATATGGGGCAAAAGCTGTAGCTGATGTTGATGTTGAAGAGATGGGCGAAAGCAGTCGACACAATAAGATATTTAGAATGAAGGCAAACGCTAAGAAAAACATTCTTGATAGGGTAAAATCAGCTATTGACTCACATAAAATCGCAATTGGTAATCTTGAACAATTTGGATACGTAAAATGTGATTCATGTTATAAAAAATATTCTATGAGTGAATATAAACAGATGGAAGGCAGATGCAGCTGTGGCTGCACTAATTTTTCATTTAAAATCCAAAAGGATGCAACCCATAGGATAGAAATAATTCCATACCTACCGTTATCAGGTAATTATATGGTATTAAGAAATGAACTTAGTGGATTCGGTCGTGAATCCCTTAAACAAGTTTTAAACATACTTAAACAAGAACGTAGGGGAGTTGTTAAAACAATTGCTCTCGTCATACGTTTTAGAGATAAAAATAATCGTCTTGTTAGAAAAAATGTTACCTTGGATTCAGAATATGTAAACAATTATGAGGAAGAGGTAAGAAGAATCTACGGTAAACACGTAAGAATAGAGGCATTAAGATTTCACAGAACAAAACCTGCTATCATCGATGACAAACATGCAAGGACAGCACTTGCTTTAGGTTATGTCAGATACAGTGAACAGATAATCGAGGATATCAAGGATGAAATACTAAAAAGAAAGCTGGCTGATTTTAAAAGAATTAAAAAATATGATGAAATCTTTGCTGAATATGAAAATAAAACTCCTGATTTTATTGATAAATATGATGTTGAAGCCATTGACAAATGGAGAAAAACTCAGATTGAAGAGAACTTCAAAAAATTAGGCTTTTACGACAAATATGGAAATATAAACAGGTCTCTCAACCGTGACTTAAAGAAAAGAGATAATGTTTATAAGAATATCCTAAGAAACATTGCACCTGCACTTATTATTTGGGATATATTCAGATATTACCTTACAACATCAAACAATTCACGTAAGATTGATATTAGTCCGTTCCCTTATATTAGGGTTGAACTCGACCGTGAACAAAGAAAGGTATTCCAAACTACACACAGAAAGGTAATTGAAACTTTAAACATGTATACAAATATTAAAATAATTCATGTTCGCGAGATGGATCTGTTATTATATGACAAGTTCAAATTCGAAAAGCAGATTAAAAGTTCCAATATTAAATTCAACAATGTGGCATTGGGTGCTGCATTAATTTATGAAAATTCAGATATTGAACTTGAAAGTATCAGTAATGCATTCAATATCAACGAATCCAAAGTCAAAAAGGAAATAAAGAATATTGACAATATCAAAAATCCTAAAAGCGAAAAATCCAAGAAATTTTTAGATTTAATTAAGAAATAG